In the genome of Triticum urartu cultivar G1812 chromosome 5, Tu2.1, whole genome shotgun sequence, one region contains:
- the LOC125556602 gene encoding transcription factor bHLH93-like — protein sequence MAAAPMYAGVEEEEGGGLEGMPSKNLMVECRRCKRLNNRESSLQATSVVPRIIKTSRLTECRSWGRDRLHERAAGEDVATAGGEEDAHPQPACSRS from the exons ATGGCGGCAGCTCCTATGTATGCCGGCGTCGAGGAAGAAGAGGGTGGAGGACTGGAGGGCATGCCCTCCAAGAACCTGATGGTTGAGTGCCGGCGTTGTAAGCGCCTCAACAACCGTGAATCGTCTCTCCAGGCTACCTCCGTCGTGCCCAGGATCATCAAG ACATCTAGATTGACAGAGTGTCGATCCTGGGGACGCGATCGACTACATGAAAGAGCTGCTGGAGAGGATGTGGCGACTGCAGGAGGAGAGGAGGACGCGCATCCGCAGCCAGCGTGTTCCAGGAGCTGA